The DNA window CTTTCCAGTTGAAAATCGGAGCCCCTTGGTTGCCGTCGTTGATCGCGCAATCCGCCTGGATCATCTGCGGGACCAATGCAAGCGAAGTGGTGCGGTAATCACGCTTGGCGCTGACTATCCCGTAGGTGACCGTGCCTGTGTAGCCCGCGGAATTGCCTACGCATATAGCACTGTCGCCCTGCGCGACGGTGGCCGGATTGCCCACTGCAATCGGACGAAGCTTCAGCCCCGTGGGATTCACCTTCAGCAGCGCCAGATCGTAAACCTTGTCCTTGACGATTATCTCGCCGTCGCGCTGGGTGCCGTCGTTGAAAGTCACCCTAACCAGGTTGGCGTCGCTCACCACGTATTCCTTGCAAAGGATATGCCCCTTGGTGTCGAGAATGATGCCCGTCCCGATTACGGTGGAAATCGCCTGCTGGCGCGCTGCGCCGAAAAAGCGCAGTTGAGTGTTCACCACGTTCAGCGCTTCGATGGAAACCAAGGAAGGCGCGACCTTCTTCGCCACGGTTTCGGCAACGAATTCGCGATCCGAAAACTGCGCGAACGCCGCCGCGGAAAAGGCCAACAAAAAAGCAATCGTCAGTAACGCTGTCTTACGCATATCAGCCTCCCTTCACCTACACTGAAAACTCGGAATCGTAGTTACGCTTCACGTCCGTTTTAACCTTTATTCTGCTGGTTGTCTCGCCGCGCCTGACGGTGAATTCAATTTCCTCATCTATCGCGCGTTCGAGAATGTAAACCCTCAAATCTTCCGGCGTTTTAAACTTCATTCCGTTGACCTGGAGTATCTCGTCATTCTTCTTGAATCCCGCGATGTCCGCGGGCGAGCCCGAGCGCACGCCGAAGACGACGATTTTGTCCTTCGGCCTGTAACGCTCGATGAACTCCGTATACTGGTCTGGATTCCAAACGCTCCGCGGGAAGCAGATGTCAAGGCCGATCCACGGCCTTGTCTGATGCCTGATAACCGGCTGGTCAGGCGTTGACTTGAGGATGCTGTAGTAGAACTCCTTCGCCAGACTGATGGGAATCGCCCAGTTGTGACCCTGGGAGTATGCGCCGCTGCCTCCGAAGAAATTAATTCCGATTACCTCGCCTTTCGAATTGAAAAGCGGGCCGCCGGAATTGCCGCCCGCGATCGCGGCCTGCAGCCTTATCGCGTAGGTGAAGTTGGTGCCGTACTGGTTGCCGAGCCACAGCACGCCCGATCCCTGGCTTGTGTTGTAAAGGATCAGCGGAAATTCCATGCTGGTGTCCTTGCCCGCCACGACCCTCACCGTCGCGGATTGTTTCAGACCGAAATTGCCGAGGGGATCGCTTGGATCCACGTTCAACTGGGTCTGGTCGCCCGGCTGGCCCATCGCAAGCGCAAGCTCTCCCGGAACAACGCTGTCGCTGTCTCCGAGCGGGACGGGGTGGATCTTCTCGGGCGGGCATCCTTCGAGGATGCCGATCGCTATGTCGAGGCCGGGATCCACGCCGATCAGGTTGCCCCGGTAAGTCGTGTCATCCCACAGCGTCACCGATGCGAACGCCGCTCCCTGAAGGACGTGCACGTTGGTCATGAAGTGGCCTTCCTTGCTGATGATGAAGCCGCTTCCGATGCTGCCGCCCGAAGTTGGAATGACGGATGTGACGGATGCGGGGCT is part of the bacterium genome and encodes:
- a CDS encoding trypsin-like peptidase domain-containing protein; protein product: MRKTALLTIAFLLAFSAAAFAQFSDREFVAETVAKKVAPSLVSIEALNVVNTQLRFFGAARQQAISTVIGTGIILDTKGHILCKEYVVSDANLVRVTFNDGTQRDGEIIVKDKVYDLALLKVNPTGLKLRPIAVGNPATVAQGDSAICVGNSAGYTGTVTYGIVSAKRDYRTTSLALVPQMIQADCAINDGNQGAPIFNWKGEMIGFHSNVGAVRGDAANINFFLPSDLVMKFAREMIATGERPFKPYIGILPFARIDQVFGRWQEMGDDIRMYFDLPDEFWDVGVLIQEVDGLSPAFEFGLVKGDLIIKFEPTPGNEILIKSVGQLEKLILNCKEGQVVTFHVLRRNAIQKIALEVGNAPEERQISYIYYI
- a CDS encoding trypsin-like peptidase domain-containing protein — its product is MPEIKAFAVLGTAAFLALCAAPSFAAPISKDPTSVSAIIEKVKRGVVAISPASVTSVIPTSGGSIGSGFIISKEGHFMTNVHVLQGAAFASVTLWDDTTYRGNLIGVDPGLDIAIGILEGCPPEKIHPVPLGDSDSVVPGELALAMGQPGDQTQLNVDPSDPLGNFGLKQSATVRVVAGKDTSMEFPLILYNTSQGSGVLWLGNQYGTNFTYAIRLQAAIAGGNSGGPLFNSKGEVIGINFFGGSGAYSQGHNWAIPISLAKEFYYSILKSTPDQPVIRHQTRPWIGLDICFPRSVWNPDQYTEFIERYRPKDKIVVFGVRSGSPADIAGFKKNDEILQVNGMKFKTPEDLRVYILERAIDEEIEFTVRRGETTSRIKVKTDVKRNYDSEFSV